A region of Mycobacteriales bacterium DNA encodes the following proteins:
- the murC gene encoding UDP-N-acetylmuramate--L-alanine ligase, which translates to MTLVEPVPDLPAAEQLGRVHLMGVGGAGMSGIARILLARGVAVTGCDAKESTVLAPLRALGATVEIGHDPAHLTGIDTLVVSSAIRQDNSELVAARDRGVRVLPRAAALASVMAGRTGLAVAGTHGKTTTTSMLTVAMHACGRDPSYAIGGDLNEPGSNAHHGTGMYFVAEADESDRSFLLLSPYAAIITNVEPDHLDNYGDPSAVEAAFAAFVERIEPDGILLVGADDSGARRLVAVGRRRGLHVRSFGQAETADIRVDALELSGPGSTFDVVADGRRLGKVELAVPGAYNALNAAGALGLGLALDLPFAQMAAGLANFAGVRRRFELKGVGGGVRVYDDYAHHPTEVAAAALSAARGVAGSGRVIAVFQPHLYSRTQIFADQFGAALGAADLVVVMDVYPAREDPVPGVTGALVSRAVPLPANQVFFEPSWSAVPGLVAGLARSGDVVVTIGAGDVTMIGPALLDLLSAATG; encoded by the coding sequence ATGACACTCGTCGAGCCGGTCCCCGACCTTCCCGCCGCCGAGCAGCTCGGCCGCGTGCACCTGATGGGTGTGGGGGGAGCCGGCATGAGCGGTATCGCGCGGATCCTGCTGGCCCGCGGCGTCGCGGTCACCGGGTGCGATGCGAAGGAGTCCACGGTGCTCGCGCCGCTGCGGGCGCTCGGCGCGACGGTGGAGATCGGTCACGACCCGGCGCACCTGACCGGCATCGACACCTTGGTCGTGTCGAGCGCGATCCGCCAGGACAACAGCGAGCTCGTGGCCGCGCGCGATCGCGGTGTTCGGGTGCTGCCCAGAGCCGCCGCGCTCGCCTCGGTGATGGCAGGAAGGACCGGGCTCGCCGTTGCGGGAACCCACGGCAAGACCACGACGACATCGATGCTCACCGTGGCAATGCATGCTTGCGGCCGTGACCCGAGCTACGCAATCGGCGGCGACCTGAACGAGCCGGGCTCCAACGCGCATCACGGGACGGGGATGTACTTCGTCGCCGAGGCGGATGAGAGCGACCGCTCGTTCCTCTTGCTCTCGCCGTACGCCGCGATCATCACGAACGTCGAACCCGACCACCTCGACAACTACGGAGACCCGTCGGCCGTCGAGGCGGCATTCGCGGCGTTCGTCGAACGGATCGAGCCGGACGGGATTCTGTTGGTCGGTGCGGACGATTCCGGCGCCCGCCGGCTCGTCGCGGTCGGGCGGCGTCGCGGGCTACACGTGCGAAGCTTCGGCCAGGCGGAAACGGCCGACATCCGGGTCGATGCGCTCGAGCTGTCGGGACCCGGATCGACCTTCGATGTGGTCGCCGACGGCCGGCGGCTGGGCAAGGTGGAACTCGCCGTTCCCGGTGCCTACAACGCCCTGAACGCGGCCGGTGCGCTCGGGCTCGGGCTGGCCCTCGACCTGCCGTTCGCGCAGATGGCCGCCGGCCTGGCCAACTTCGCCGGGGTCCGGCGCCGGTTCGAGCTCAAAGGAGTCGGGGGAGGCGTGCGGGTCTACGACGACTACGCCCACCACCCGACCGAGGTTGCCGCCGCGGCGCTGAGCGCGGCTCGGGGCGTCGCCGGCTCGGGCCGGGTGATCGCGGTCTTCCAGCCGCACTTGTACAGCCGGACCCAGATCTTCGCGGACCAGTTCGGCGCCGCGCTCGGCGCGGCCGACCTGGTGGTCGTGATGGACGTGTATCCGGCCCGCGAGGACCCCGTGCCCGGCGTCACCGGCGCGCTGGTCTCCCGAGCCGTGCCGCTTCCCGCCAACCAGGTGTTCTTCGAACCCTCCTGGTCGGCCGTCCCCGGGTTGGTGGCCGGCCTCGCCCGCTCGGGCGACGTCGTGGTGACGATCGGCGCGGGGGACGTCACGATGATCGGCCCGGCGCTGCTCGACCTGCTCTCGGCGGCGACCGGCTGA